A genomic region of Tsukamurella pulmonis contains the following coding sequences:
- the leuA gene encoding 2-isopropylmalate synthase, producing the protein MSPAADSFTSGVSKITAPAGPRNPGQPAWNQQRGSAMPAHRYRSFADEVEDVSVPDRTWPDKVATTAPLWCAVDLRDGNQALIDPMSPARKRRMFDLLVRMGYKEIEVGFPSASQTDFDFVREIIEDGAIPDDVTIQVLVQCRDELIERTFEACQGAKNVIVHFYNSTSVLQRRVVFRADKAAIKKIATDAAHKVLEEEKKYPDTAWRYQYSPESYTGTELSFAKEVCDAVTEIIAPTPDKPIILNLPATVEMATPNVYADSIEWMSRNLARRDSVILSLHPHNDRGEGVAAAELGYLAGADRIEGCLFGNGERTGNVCLVTLGLNLYSRGIDPQISFSDIDEIRRTVEYCNQLPVPERHPYGGDLVYTAFSGSHQDAINKGLDQMKIDADAADKDVDDILWQVPYLPIDPKDVGRNYEAVIRVNSQSGKGGVAYIMKSDHGLQLPRRLQVEFSQSVQKITDGEGGEVTPKEMWDVFAGEYIDPILPLERMRQKVTASEIDGGVDRIDAVVKVDGKEQEISGEGNGPLAAFVDAIGTVGFDVRVLDYSEHALSAGDDAQAAAYVEAIVRVGDEDRTVWGVGIAPSITTASLRAVVSAVNRANGSRRAAAEAVGEASTRTWAP; encoded by the coding sequence ATGAGCCCTGCAGCCGATTCCTTCACCTCCGGCGTATCGAAGATCACCGCTCCCGCCGGCCCCCGTAACCCGGGCCAGCCCGCGTGGAACCAGCAGCGCGGAAGCGCGATGCCCGCCCACCGCTACCGCTCCTTCGCGGACGAGGTCGAGGACGTCTCGGTCCCCGACCGGACGTGGCCCGACAAGGTCGCGACCACCGCGCCCCTGTGGTGCGCCGTGGACCTGCGCGACGGCAACCAGGCCCTCATCGATCCCATGAGCCCGGCGCGCAAGCGCCGCATGTTCGACCTGCTGGTCCGCATGGGCTACAAGGAGATCGAGGTGGGCTTCCCCTCGGCCAGCCAGACCGACTTCGACTTCGTCCGCGAGATCATCGAGGACGGCGCCATTCCCGACGACGTCACCATCCAGGTCCTGGTGCAGTGCCGCGACGAGCTGATCGAGCGCACCTTCGAGGCCTGCCAGGGCGCGAAGAACGTGATCGTGCACTTCTACAACTCGACCTCCGTGCTGCAGCGACGGGTGGTCTTCCGCGCCGACAAGGCCGCGATCAAGAAGATCGCCACGGACGCGGCGCACAAGGTGCTCGAAGAGGAGAAGAAGTACCCGGACACCGCCTGGCGCTACCAGTACTCCCCCGAGTCGTACACCGGCACCGAACTCTCCTTCGCCAAGGAGGTGTGCGACGCGGTCACCGAGATCATCGCGCCCACGCCCGATAAGCCGATCATCCTGAACCTGCCCGCCACCGTCGAGATGGCGACCCCGAACGTCTACGCGGACTCGATCGAGTGGATGAGCCGCAACCTGGCCCGCCGCGACAGCGTCATCCTGTCGCTGCACCCGCACAACGACCGCGGTGAGGGCGTCGCGGCCGCCGAGCTGGGCTACCTGGCCGGTGCGGACCGCATCGAGGGCTGCCTGTTCGGCAACGGCGAGCGGACGGGCAACGTCTGCCTGGTGACGCTGGGGCTGAACCTCTACAGCCGCGGTATCGACCCGCAGATCAGCTTCTCCGACATCGACGAGATCCGGCGCACCGTCGAGTACTGCAACCAGCTGCCCGTGCCCGAGCGGCACCCGTACGGCGGCGACCTGGTCTACACCGCCTTCTCCGGCAGCCACCAGGACGCGATCAACAAGGGCCTCGATCAGATGAAGATCGACGCCGACGCGGCCGACAAGGACGTCGACGACATCCTCTGGCAGGTGCCCTACCTGCCGATCGACCCGAAGGACGTGGGCCGCAACTACGAGGCCGTGATCCGCGTCAACAGCCAGTCCGGCAAGGGCGGCGTCGCGTACATCATGAAGTCCGATCACGGGCTGCAGCTGCCGCGGCGCCTGCAGGTCGAGTTCAGCCAGTCGGTGCAGAAGATCACCGACGGCGAGGGCGGCGAGGTTACGCCCAAGGAGATGTGGGACGTCTTCGCCGGCGAGTACATCGACCCGATCCTGCCGCTCGAGCGCATGCGCCAGAAGGTGACCGCCTCCGAGATCGACGGTGGCGTCGACCGCATCGACGCCGTGGTCAAGGTCGACGGCAAGGAGCAGGAGATCTCCGGCGAGGGCAACGGCCCGCTGGCCGCCTTCGTCGACGCCATCGGCACCGTCGGCTTCGACGTGCGCGTGCTCGACTACAGCGAGCACGCCCTCTCCGCGGGTGACGACGCGCAGGCCGCCGCCTACGTGGAGGCCATCGTCCGCGTTGGCGACGAGGACCGCACCGTGTGGGGCGTCGGTATCGCTCCGTCGATCACCACCGCCTCACTGCGCGCCGTGGTCTCGGCGGTCAACCGCGCCAACGGGAGTCGACGGGCCGCCGCCGAAGCGGTCGGCGAGGCGTCGACGCGGACGTGGGCTCCGTAG